Part of the Tolypothrix sp. PCC 7910 genome, GTGGTTCTGGTAACGACACTCTCAGCAGTAAAGGGAATAATAACCGACTTTACGGTGGTTCCGGCGATGATAAACTCTTCTCTAATACCAATGACACCCTCGTGGGTGGTGATGGAGATGATATGTTATTTGCTGGTTCTGAAGGTGGTAATCGCCTGACTGGTGGCGCTGGTGGGGATCAGTTCTGGATTGTTAATGGTAGTCTCCCCACTAACAAAAATATTGTCACCGACTTTACCCTAGGAATTGACGTGATCGGCATTGGCGGTATTACTGGAGTAACTAAATTCAGTGACTTAACGCTATTGCAACAGGGCAATATTACTGTGGTGAAAGCTGCAAATACAGAGTTGGCTTCATTGCTGGGAATTACATCAACTAGCATCACAGCAAATAACTTTCTTTTTGCATAGTGCGGTACTTATCGCTAAAGCTATTTATAGCTCAATACGGTTCAGTTAAGGCTAACAAGCTGAGGAGTGATGTGAAATTTCGGAACTTCTACTCGTTGTCCAGTGCCTCTGTGTTGCGGCTTTTTAGAACGAAACTTTGATACAGGTTTTTTCACAACTCTGGGATTAATACGGTGAACCAGTTCGGGTAACAATGTATCTATAATTTCTGCAATTAACCAATCGAAAAAAAGGGAAAATCTTCTGGCTGTAAGTCTTGAAACTTAGGAATAGCTCGACTAATAACTCGTAATGTACTTGTAAAACTTAAGCGTAATGGTGGAATCCCAGCAGTAGTTGCGGCTTGAAACATTAATATTCGTACTGACCAATGACCTAACAACCAACCATAAACTTCTTGTACTACTTCTCGTGGTTTTTGAGAACGAACGTGAGTTTTACGCCCTAATAGGTGAATTTTTAACTCATCAAGGGTATTTTCGACTTCCCATCGCAATAAGTAAGTGGGTGAGAAAAAAGTCAACTACGTAAAGAAGTGTAAATAAGGCTCAAACCCTTTCTCCTATTGCCTGTTGCCTATTGCCTATTGCCTGCTCCTAACGATAATTATTTACGCCCAGTTACTTACCTTTGCCAATTTACGAGGGTTCAACGCTTGTAGAAACGTTATGAATACGTCCTAAAGAAGTAAGCTTGGCAAAAATCTGGTGTAATAAAATAGCCCTCTTATGTCAGACTGGGAAAAGCCAATCCCTGAAAGCCTTTCGGAGCTTTACTTTTCAGCTTTTGGCTATAAATTTTAGTTTCTATTAGAAAAGAAAGGCTCAAAGGTTGATTAGATAAAGGTTCCAATGTTTCGCTACGATTATTGTTTTCTGAAAGTGACACAACAGGGATAGGCTCAGGAATTTCTGGAAGCATTTTTAAGACTTCATGAACATATCGAAAGCCACGATAATGAGCCTTAAACACTATTTAAATTGGTATTAGTTAAAAGCCAGAAACTCTCTCCCATTATTAGAGGTTGGAGGAACTATCATCGTTACTGCAAAATGGATGGGTCAAGGTTCAGACTGTGGTTTACCCGCATGAGGGCATGGAGTGTCTTTAATAACCCTCTTTTGTTACCTTCAGCAGAGAATAATCCCAAACCCCTATGTTTACGTCTATTTTCAACAAGGGGATTTAAATGACAAAGGAGATATCCGATCACTCAATTCATTATTTTGTTTAGCATTCAAAGTTAGGGGTATATTTTTCTCTCCTCATAGTAACAAAAGAGGGAATAAAGAATCCAAACTTAAACGCTATCAAACGGATGCCTTAATAGATAAGGCATTCCCCGCAGTACCGTACTCAGAAAACAAGCACGTCATGGTAATGCGTCTCCTTTTACCATGATGTGCTTGTCTACTGGAGTAAAAGACAATCTCTCCACTACGATGGGGCGACATAAGACTTTTACCAAAAAAACATGATTTCAGCCATTGTGTTAGAAAATAAACGCTCAAATGACCGTTTTATCTACAGTTCAAAATTTGGCTTTGATTTTTCTTTTCCTGGAGTGACAAAACAGGAATAAAGCACTTAAAATCAGCAAAAAATATTTAGCTTATTATCGTGTTGTTATGACTATTAAAAAAAAGCAGTACTTGAAGATTCTCAAGCAACATACAATCCATATTTCTTTTTTCATCTTATTATCAAGCTTCCAGCCATAATTAAGAGGAGAATGAAATACTATATTTTAGTGATAAATCTACATTTAGACTAGTACATTTAAAATTAAAAAAACTAAATTGGGCATGATAACTATGGTAATTTTAAAGCTAACAAAAGGTAATACCAATTTAATATGAAGCTGCATAGAATAGAAGATAACAAACTCAATAAATTTAGATGCCAATGAGCCGTCCGTTTAAGAGGTTGTTTGAAAAGTAATCAGAGGTAAGATTTTATGCCAAACGCCTTACCATGATGCGAATCATAGCAAGATAGATAAAAGTCTCCGAGGTTTGGGCTAATAATTCATAGTCTTTGTTCAAACGCCTACACTGGTTTGCTGCTACCCCAAGTCGAACGTATTCGCAGGAACATTTGGAATTGGGCTGTTTCCACAAATCGAAGGTTGCAGGTACATTAGAAACAGGTACGGCGAGGACGATTTTGTCTGCCAGGTCGCTTAAATCACCAGTGCTGGTGCGGATATTGGTAACAACGGCAACGTGAACCTCGCTCAGATCCACATTGGTACTGGATATATAGCCCTTGGGGAACATCGCCACAAACGCTGTGCCACCACCAATTAATCCGTTATGTTGTAGTTTGCCTTTTGATGTCTTACCCCAACCCATGTTATCCAGCTCTGCTGTGGTGTATTTTTTATCGAGTAGGGCTGTCAAGCGAAGGAGATCCTGAGCCGAGGCTCTAAATCCCCCAGCAGCCAAGCCCAGTCCATGTTCCTCAAAAGGAAATATTTCTAGCTTTTGGTCAGCATCGTATTGATGATTCCAAGCATCACAGGAATCTGGATTTGCTCTTTCTGGCTGCACAGAATTGTGTAGTTTCATCGGCTGGAGAAAGTCTTCTCGAACATAGTCCAAATAGGATTTCCCCGATATCTTCTCTATGAGCAAAGTCCACAAGCCAAAGCCATGATTTGAGTATGGATTTAGACCATCAGGGGGAGTTGTCCCAGGCTCATAAAGCAGTTCACGGGTACGCAAAAAGTGACGATGTAATTGTTCATAGGTCAGCTGATCTTCTGGCACATCAAACATCTTAGCTGCACCTTCCACATCCCCGCTTCTGGTAAAACCAGCTCTATGATCGAGCAGATTTTGAATAGTGATTTTTTCGTACCATTCCTTCCATTTGGCTGATTTGGGCGCATGGGCTTTGATGCCAATATCGATATCTGCATCAAAAATGCCACCAAATAATCCTTTCGGGCCATAAAGCCTAGTTGACTTGGGATCTATGTTCTTTGATTTCATCAACTGGAAGGCGGATGGCCCGGTGACGACAGCCTTAGTTACACTGCCGATTCTACTGCGAAAGCAAGGTTTCATCGGTAACTTTCTTGTTCCTTCCACAAGAGCATAACCATAGCCTTTCGAGAGCAGAAGTCGCCCTTGTTTGGTAACAGCAATAGTCATTCCAGGTAAATTGTTTTTCGCAATTAAAGCTTCTACAAAACTATCGACTTTTTCCTCAAGTTCTTGCCAGCCTTCGCCTGTAGACTGCGGTGTATTCATAATTAATCTCCTGTATTTTTAATTCATTAAATTGAAAGCGATAAGTGATGTTCTAAAAAAGTCTATGACCAACTTGTTTTGGCTCCTTGCTCACAGATTGAGAACGGTACTGGGGTTTTATCTCTTTCATGTAAGTCAATGGGGTAGTCTTTTTGAATTTATGCACTTAACCCCATGCAAGAAATGCTTGAATGACCAGAAAATTCTGTCAAACTCTTACTATGATTAGCTTCTAGCAAATTCTTTTGCAATCAAAAAAAATTTTATTTGAGGTTTGTCCAAGGTCAAATGTCAAGAGTCCAAAAAACCTAAATTTTTGACCCTTGACTCTTATACCAGAGGATCACTGTGCCAGTTGCGTCAACCCTAAAGTTTTATTATTTGGCGATCGCTATAATTACTTATGTAAAAATATGTATCTAGATTTAACTTTTCTCAGTTTAATTCGCAAGGCAATGTTAACCTAACATTGATTCAAAACTCAAGGAAGTTTTAGAACATTAAAACAGGGGCATTTCCAGCTAATGTTAACAGAAAAATAAATTTCTGCTGCAGAAAAATGGGTAGTTTTTAGATGCCATCCCCAAGAATTCGGCTAATTACGCTTGCTACTTTCTTAACCACCTTTACAATTGGTAATGGATTGGTAAGCTTTTGTGTTGCTCAAGAACAAGTTTTAAAAGAGCAATTAGCAGTAAATGGCCAAGTACTAGCTCAAACCCCAAATCCCTCCAAAGCTAAAGCAGAGAAATTTTTTGAACAAGGGAATAAACAGCTTGAGACTAGCCAATTCCCAAATGCATTACAGTCTTTTCAACAAGCATTAAATATTTATCGGGCAATTGGAGATAATACTCACGCAGCCGAAACCCTCAAAAAGCTAGGAGAAGTTTACACCCGGCTGAGTCAATATCAAAAAGCCCAAGAAAGTTTGCAGTCAGCTTTAAGTATTTTCCGTACACAAAAACATCGCTTAGGGGAAGCTTTAGCGCTCAATCAACTGGGGGAAGTTTATCGCCATCAAGGTGAGAATGAAACTGCGCTGAAGTATCACGAACAAGCCTTGGCGATTGTACAAGAATTGGGTAACCGTGCTGAAGAAGCCGCATCTTTGCATGATATCGCCGCAGTTTACGAAACCCAAGGAAAGTATGAAAATGCCCTGAAATTCTATGAGCAAGCTTTATTGATGCGGCGCGAGGTGAAAGATAGAGCCGGGGAAGCCTTCACCTTGATTGGATTGGGAAATACTTACTTGAGTTATATCCAATTAAAGCTGTACTACCAGGCAATTAAGAAGCCGGAAGAAATCAAATCGTATAACGATGTTCTTAAGTATTACCAGCAAGCATTAGCTATTATGGGATCTATTGGCAACCGTGCGGGTGTTGGCTGGAGTCTTAACGGTATTGGCATGAGTTACGGTGCTTTAAATAAGCAGGAAGAAGCTCTAAAATTTTACGAGCAAGCCTTAGTTAAGATGCGTGAAGTGGGCGATCGCTCTGGGGAAGCAGCTGTTATCTTCAATCTGGGCAAAGATTATGACTGGGGATTCGATCCGCAACGGGAATTTAGACCGATTTCACTGGATTTGTATGAGCAAGCTTTAGCCATTACCCGTGAGATTGGCGATCGCCCTTTGCAAGCTAAAATCCTGTCTAAAATG contains:
- a CDS encoding serine hydrolase, with amino-acid sequence MNTPQSTGEGWQELEEKVDSFVEALIAKNNLPGMTIAVTKQGRLLLSKGYGYALVEGTRKLPMKPCFRSRIGSVTKAVVTGPSAFQLMKSKNIDPKSTRLYGPKGLFGGIFDADIDIGIKAHAPKSAKWKEWYEKITIQNLLDHRAGFTRSGDVEGAAKMFDVPEDQLTYEQLHRHFLRTRELLYEPGTTPPDGLNPYSNHGFGLWTLLIEKISGKSYLDYVREDFLQPMKLHNSVQPERANPDSCDAWNHQYDADQKLEIFPFEEHGLGLAAGGFRASAQDLLRLTALLDKKYTTAELDNMGWGKTSKGKLQHNGLIGGGTAFVAMFPKGYISSTNVDLSEVHVAVVTNIRTSTGDLSDLADKIVLAVPVSNVPATFDLWKQPNSKCSCEYVRLGVAANQCRRLNKDYELLAQTSETFIYLAMIRIMVRRLA